One Glycine max cultivar Williams 82 chromosome 4, Glycine_max_v4.0, whole genome shotgun sequence DNA segment encodes these proteins:
- the LOC100793035 gene encoding actin-depolymerizing factor 5: MAMAFKMATTGMWVTDECKNSFMDMKWKKEHRYIVFKIDEGSRLVTVDKLGGPTEGYDDLTASLPTDDCRYAVFDFDFVTVDNCRKSKIFFIAWSPTASRIRAKILYATSKDGLRRALDGISYELQATDPTEMGFDVIRDIAK; the protein is encoded by the exons GACTGGAATGTGGGTTACAGATGAGTGCAAGAACTCGTTCATGGATATGAAATGGAAGAAGGAGCACAGATACATTGTTTTCAAGATCGACGAAGGATCAAGGCTCGTCACCGTTGATAAACTCGGTGGCCCCACCGAGGGCTATGATGATCTCACCGCCTCCTTGCCCACCGATGATTGCCGATACGCGGTTTTTGACTTCGACTTTGTCACCGTTGATAACTGCCGCAAGAGCAAGATCTTCTTCATTGCATG GTCTCCAACAGCATCAAGGATTAGAGCAAAGATTCTATACGCAACTTCGAAGGATGGGCTGAGAAGAGCGCTGGATGGAATCAGCTATGAACTCCAGGCCACAGATCCAACTGAGATGGGATTCGATGTAATTAGAGACATAGCCAAATAG